A single window of Hemibagrus wyckioides isolate EC202008001 linkage group LG28, SWU_Hwy_1.0, whole genome shotgun sequence DNA harbors:
- the LOC131348240 gene encoding neuronal tyrosine-phosphorylated phosphoinositide-3-kinase adapter 1 — protein MNSGSAQDVAVEHFLRDIERRGQRLHCAVIGCEEAPIRGDMNLLYRKSRLDWRHRDQEGKKSCKDASSATVGKVRDLASFRRHFRMGFMTMPASQDLSPHSCAAAMAPRSQSCHAVGTGEGEGLENGDDPDSDAQMPSHAGRCPPAKPKRHPSTRLSSTPQQEHSVRGGHAPPDAPPPPPPQHPPKHPEKKNAMKKSDSGELLGRKVPPQKPKRSPSTQLSFDAPPPRLPPPATPLPFQSAESTGDEEPVYIEMVGQVFTRETPGVPTPSATTPDSDSDPGEEAIYEEMKYPVADDAHQRRLPPKHERAKSSKSYTSSSVSSSSTSSSLPRPSSSSPSCPLPSSKPKSAVSISHSSPLPSSSCSASSTPVPQPLSSSPHPPRAPTPFLLPGTKSESEIGSSKIPAPFPNLLQHKPPLLAFPPPKSGSSKMGSSSSPSPASLPPTIGTSSSKDATGGDKEKERKEGPAPGLRARSHSTPLPPSSKSSSPYSHHHHHHHPHHRPSHYHHYRKPEKESSKTSQGTSQTSTQTQTQAKEGKSVSFLLKSDKAERERERERERDRDRDRERDRDRERDRDRERDRDRERDTPVTQSCSQIDTAASTAATTTTSLPSASLSSSTSSGTQSTSSASQRPPSRSVQRSHTPHTHLPAYKPPPADSPLLWTYPSAGFRRPPAYDSLRAGTPMPSLQPEGSTKAGSTHVPHAKAGFLPWDASGSGLGFTDDQAYWPMHRKLSFSHGSRDTEKEEGRVWNGSTDALLRRDREDAGGSSRAGGVSGIPVRASGRIGHSESLAGADGPPGLRVMPRTGLPLPCQTFPACRNGELGRLGRSSSTSGVKQAGGDVQRQSSLPAREALTQLQALSQAPCSPSLARAQAQTLTQAQAQFHLQQLQQHHLQLQFQHLAQLAAQAQAMPGTGSTSAGMTASTGTMGTSTQRDGKLLEVIERKRCLCKEIKAHRRPDKSLCKQDSMPILPSWRKTPEPRKTGTPPCQRPQAVVWDTAI, from the exons ATGAACTCTGGCTCTGCCCAGGATGTGGCGGTGGAGCATTTCCTGCGTGACATAGAAAGGCGGGGCCAGCGGTTGCACTGCGCTGTGATTGGCTGTGAGGAGGCGCCTATCCGTGGCGACATGAACCTGCTGTACCGCAAGAGTCGACTGGACTGGAGACACCGAGATCAGGAGGGCAAGAAGAG CTGTAAAGATGCCTCCTCGGCGACGGTGGGGAAGGTGCGCGACCTGGCATCGTTCCGTCGTCATTTCCGCATGGGCTTCATGACGATGCCCGCATCTCAGGACCTCTCGCCGCATTCCTGCGCTGCTGCCATGGCGCCACGCTCCCAGTCATGCCACGCCGTGGGTACTGGTGAGGGAGAGGGCCTTGAAAATGGCGACGACCCTGACTCGGATGCTCAGATGCCCTCTCACGCTGGACGATGCCCCCCAGCTAAGCCCAAACGTCACCCGAGCACCCGCCTGAGCTCCACGCCACAGCAGGAGCACTCAGTCCGTggtggacacgcaccacctgatgcccctccacctccaccaccccAGCATCCACCCAAACACCCTGAGAAGAAGAATG CAATGAAGAAGTCAGACTCTGGTGAATTACTAGGCAGGAAGGTGCCTCCCCAGAAACCCAAACGGAGCCCGAGCACCCAACTGTCCTTTGATGCTCCACCCCCTCGGCTTCCACCACCAGCCACACCCCTGCCATTCCAGAGTGCCGAGAGCACCGGTGATGAGGAGCCTGTATACATTGAGATGGTGGGTCAAGTATTCACCAGAGAGACGCCTGGTGTGCCAACACCATCAGCCACAACACCTGATTCTGACTCAGATCCAGGCGAGGAGGCTATCTATGAAGAGATGAAGTACCCAGTGGCTGATGATGCCCACCAACGACGCCTCCCACCCAAGCATGAGCGTGCCAAGTCATCAAAATCCTACACATCCTCCTCTGTCTCTTCATCCTCCACATCTTCTTCGCTCCCTCGGCCCTCATCCTCCTCACCCTCCTGTCCTTTGCCATCCTCTAAGCCTAAATCTgctgtctccatctctcactcttcccCCTTACCTTCATCTTCCTGCTCTGCCTCCTCCACACCTGTACCTCAGCCTCTCTCATCCTCGCCACACCCTCCTCGAGCCCCTACCCCCTTCCTCCTACCAGGCACCAAATCAGAGTCAGAGATTGGATCCAGCAAGATTCCTGCACCTTTCCCCAACCTGCTTCAACACAAGCCACCTCTGCTGGCTTTCCCGCCCCCAAAGAGTGGCTCTTCCAAGATGGGCTCCAGCAGCAGCCCATCACCAGCCAGCCTGCCACCCACCATTGGCACTTCTTCTTCAAAGGATGCAACTGGTGGAGACAAGGaaaaggagaggaaagaagGGCCAGCACCAGGCCTACGAGCCCGGAGCCACTCAACACCTTTGCCTCCATCCTCCAAATCTTCCTCACCAtactcacaccatcatcaccatcaccacccacaccaccggCCCtcacactaccaccactatCGCAAACCTGAGAAAGAGTCCAGTAAGACCTCACAGGGTACCTCGCAGACCTCGACACAAACTCAGACACAGGCCAAAGAGGGCAAGTCCGTCAGTTTTCTTCTGAAGTCAGACAAAGCTGAGAGGGAAAGGGAGCGAGAAAGAGAACGAGACCGAGATCGAGACCGTGAACGAGATCGAGACCGTGAACGAGATCGAGACCGTGAACGAGatcgagacagagagagggacactcCAGTCACACAGTCGTGCAGCCAAATTGATACGGCTGCCTCTACTGCTGCCACCACAACCACTAGCCTTCCTTCAGCATCATTGTCTTCATCCACGTCATCAGGAACACAGTCTACATCCTCAGCATCACAGAGGCCTCCATCTCGCTCAGTTCAGCgttcacacactcctcacacacacctcccggCCTATAAGCCCCCACCTGCAGACAGCCCTCTGCTTTGGACATACCCATCTGCAGGATTTCGTCGGCCTCCAGCTTATGACAGCCTGCGGGCTGGCACACCAATGCCCTCCTTGCAGCCAGAGGGTAGTACCAAGGCTGGGAGCACCCATGTCCCACATGCCAAGGCGGGGTTCCTGCCCTGGGATGCCAGTGGGAGTGGCCTAGGCTTCACTGATGATCAGGCCTACTGGCCCATGCACAGAAAGCTCTCCTTCAGCCAtggcagcagagacacagaga AAGAAGAAGGCCGTGTCTGGAACGGCAGTACGGATGCTCTGTtaagaagagacagagaggacgCTGGGGGTAGTAGTCGGGCTGGAGGAGTTTCTGGAATCCCTGTACGGGCTTCAGGAAGAATTGGACACAGTGAGAGTCTAGCGGGGGCAGATGGGCCACCAGGCTTAAGAGTAATGCCTCGCACAGGACTGCCCCTTCCATGCCAGACCTTCCCTGCCTGCCGCAATGGAG AGCTCGGACGGCTGGGCAGATCATCTTCCACATCTGGAGTGAAGCAAGCAGGAGGGGATGTTCAGAGACAAAGTAGTCTGCCGGCTAGAGAAGCTCTCACCCAG TTGCAAGCTCTCTCTCAGGCGCCCTGCAGTCCCTCTCTGGCTCGTGCTCAGGCTCAGACCTTGACTCAGGCTCAGGCTCAGTTCCACCTGCAGCAGCTCCAGCAGCACCACCTGCAGCTACAGTTCCAGCACCTGGCCCAGCTGGCAGCACAGGCTCAGGCCATGCCAGGGACAGGTAGCACCTCCGCCGGCATGACAGCCAGCACAGGCACGATGGGCACATCCACCCAGCGTGACGGTAAGCTGCTGGAGGTGATCGAGAGGAAGCGGTGTCTGTGCAAGGAGATCAAAGCTCACCGGCGGCCAGATAAGAGTCTGTGCAAGCAGGACAGCATGCCCATCCTGCCCAGCTGGAGGAAAACGCCCGAGCCGCGTAAGACAGGCACACCGCCCTGCCAGAGACCGCAGGCCGTGGTGTGGGACACAGCTATCtga